One window from the genome of Actinoplanes teichomyceticus ATCC 31121 encodes:
- a CDS encoding proteasome assembly chaperone family protein, with protein sequence MLDPHGLYDVAGELPVLDGPVLVQALTGFVDAGSAIQLARESLLENLESEVVATFDLDQLLDYRSRRPPMIFVADHFESYEDPVLALHLVRDQLGTPFLLLTGPEPDLQWERFIAAVTELIEKLGVRLTVGLNAIPMAVPHTRPVSLTAHATDKRLLGDHESWLQRVQVPASVGNLLEFRLGRSGHDALGYAAHVPHYLAQTGYPAAAELLLDSVSGSTGLALPTGTLRESAKLVREEVDKQIAEDEQATRLVASLEAQYDAFLRGRQNNLLVETDSQLPTAEELGAELERFLAEQTRDDG encoded by the coding sequence GTGCTCGACCCACACGGGCTCTACGACGTGGCCGGTGAGCTGCCGGTCCTGGACGGCCCGGTGCTCGTCCAGGCGCTGACCGGGTTCGTCGACGCGGGCAGCGCGATCCAGCTCGCCCGGGAAAGCCTCTTGGAGAACCTGGAGAGCGAGGTCGTCGCGACCTTCGACCTGGACCAGCTTCTCGACTACCGGTCCCGCCGCCCTCCGATGATCTTCGTGGCCGACCACTTCGAGAGCTACGAGGACCCGGTGCTCGCCCTGCACCTGGTACGCGACCAGCTCGGCACGCCGTTCCTGCTGCTCACCGGCCCGGAACCGGACCTGCAGTGGGAGCGCTTCATCGCGGCGGTCACCGAGCTCATCGAGAAACTCGGCGTCCGGCTCACCGTCGGCCTGAACGCCATCCCGATGGCCGTGCCGCACACCCGGCCGGTCAGCCTCACCGCGCACGCCACCGACAAGCGCCTGCTCGGCGACCACGAATCCTGGTTGCAGCGGGTGCAGGTGCCGGCCAGCGTCGGCAACCTGCTCGAGTTCCGGCTCGGGCGCAGCGGCCACGACGCGCTCGGATACGCCGCCCACGTTCCGCATTACCTGGCCCAGACCGGCTACCCGGCCGCCGCCGAGCTGCTGCTCGACTCGGTCTCCGGCAGCACCGGGCTCGCGCTGCCCACCGGGACCCTGCGCGAGTCGGCCAAGCTGGTCCGCGAGGAGGTGGACAAGCAGATCGCCGAGGACGAGCAGGCCACCCGGCTGGTCGCCTCGCTGGAGGCGCAGTACGACGCGTTCCTGCGCGGCCGGCAGAACAACCTGCTGGTGGAGACCGACTCGCAGCTGCCGACCGCCGAGGAGCTCGGCGCCGAGCTGGAACGCTTCCTCGCCGAGCAGACCCGCGACGACGGTTAG
- a CDS encoding alpha/beta hydrolase — translation MALIRCDFDSEALELRTAMTVILPDRDTGAPPPVLYLLHGLTDDHTAWSRFTAVERYAAGHHLAVVMPQVHRSFYANEAYGMRFWDFLSAELPETVKQFFRVSGRREETYVAGLSMGGYGAMKWALREPERFAAAATLSGALDLAYIQEHDRRPHMRALVARVFGDRVVAGGDEDLMHLLREADPRRLPRLMLRCGTEDDLLAQNRRFVAACRANGVELNARFGPGEHAWEYWDEQLPAVIDFLLEKS, via the coding sequence GTGGCCCTGATCCGGTGTGACTTCGACTCCGAGGCGCTGGAATTGCGTACCGCGATGACCGTGATTCTGCCCGACCGGGACACCGGCGCCCCGCCGCCGGTGCTCTACCTGCTGCACGGCCTGACCGACGACCACACGGCGTGGAGCCGGTTCACCGCGGTGGAGCGGTACGCCGCCGGGCACCATCTCGCCGTGGTCATGCCGCAGGTGCACCGCAGCTTCTACGCCAACGAGGCGTACGGGATGCGTTTCTGGGACTTCCTCTCGGCCGAGCTGCCGGAGACGGTGAAGCAGTTCTTCCGGGTCTCCGGGCGGCGCGAGGAGACGTACGTCGCCGGCCTGTCGATGGGCGGCTACGGCGCGATGAAGTGGGCGCTGCGCGAGCCGGAGCGGTTCGCGGCGGCGGCGACGCTGTCCGGGGCGCTCGACCTGGCGTACATCCAGGAGCACGACCGCAGGCCGCACATGCGTGCCCTGGTCGCACGGGTGTTCGGCGACCGGGTGGTGGCCGGCGGTGACGAGGACCTGATGCATCTGCTGCGGGAGGCCGACCCGCGCCGCCTGCCCCGGCTGATGCTGCGCTGCGGGACCGAGGACGATCTGCTGGCGCAGAACCGGCGCTTCGTCGCCGCGTGCCGCGCCAACGGCGTCGAACTCAACGCGCGGTTCGGCCCCGGAGAGCACGCCTGGGAGTACTGGGACGAGCAGCTGCCGGCCGTCATCGACTTCCTGCTGGAGAAGAGCTAG
- a CDS encoding UBP-type zinc finger domain-containing protein encodes MSCQHLEVSGEPAPQSAYADGCPQCVAGGFDDWVHLRLCLSCGLVACCDSSPRRHMSAHHEASDHPVMRSFEPGETWRWCFADEQLG; translated from the coding sequence GTGAGCTGCCAGCATCTCGAGGTGTCCGGCGAGCCGGCCCCGCAGAGCGCCTACGCCGACGGCTGCCCGCAGTGCGTGGCCGGCGGTTTCGACGACTGGGTCCATTTGCGGCTGTGTCTCAGCTGCGGCCTGGTCGCCTGCTGCGACTCGTCGCCGCGCCGGCACATGTCCGCGCACCACGAGGCGTCCGACCACCCGGTGATGCGTTCGTTCGAACCGGGCGAGACGTGGCGCTGGTGCTTCGCCGACGAGCAGCTGGGATGA
- a CDS encoding Na+/H+ antiporter, with protein sequence MESIVDTVVLVAIAVVGAALARRLGFVAPLVLLVAGLGLSYVPGFPEAHLEPELVLIGILPPLLYVAALQTSVPAFRHALRPILLLAVGLVLLTAFVVGFAVHWLVPQAPLAACVALGAIVAPPDAVSATAIARRVGLPRRVVTILEGESLLNDATALVVVRVSVGALSGVAAGFGEIAGQVALKAGGGLVIGAIAAVGAAKLHRRIEDPLLDDAVSLLTPFVVVIVAEELGASSVVAVVIAGLYLGHRIPYLLSATSRLQMDAVWRLTTFLLEGVVFLLVGLQLRAVVESIETDMSTTVRVTSLVFGALVLVRFLWMYPATYLARLIPRIRNREDRPPVTVPTVIAWAGMRGVVTLAAAQTLPVPDPAKDVPDYPRELFVFVAFAIIVLTLLVQGTTLPTLARRLGVREDTSAQDALAEAGVQHAAGRAALEALDEHADGAPASVVDRLRALVESRSNNAWERLGSQRQETPSAAYGRLRREMIRAERHVFKIARNEGRIPEEVLVRAQRELDLEESQLRRSEQ encoded by the coding sequence ATGGAGAGCATCGTCGACACGGTCGTACTGGTGGCGATCGCGGTCGTCGGCGCGGCACTGGCCCGCCGGCTGGGTTTCGTCGCCCCACTGGTTCTGCTGGTGGCCGGGCTCGGGCTGTCCTACGTTCCGGGCTTCCCGGAAGCGCACCTGGAACCGGAGCTGGTGCTGATCGGCATCCTGCCGCCGCTGCTCTACGTGGCCGCCCTGCAGACGTCGGTGCCGGCGTTCCGCCATGCGTTGCGGCCGATCCTGCTGCTGGCCGTCGGGCTGGTGCTGCTCACCGCGTTCGTGGTGGGTTTCGCCGTACATTGGCTGGTCCCGCAGGCGCCGCTGGCGGCGTGCGTCGCGCTGGGCGCGATCGTCGCGCCGCCGGACGCCGTCTCCGCGACCGCGATCGCGCGGCGCGTCGGCCTGCCCCGCCGGGTGGTCACCATCCTGGAGGGCGAGAGCCTGCTCAACGACGCCACCGCGCTGGTGGTGGTGCGGGTGTCGGTGGGCGCGCTGTCCGGGGTCGCGGCCGGGTTCGGCGAGATCGCCGGGCAGGTGGCGCTGAAGGCCGGCGGTGGCCTGGTGATCGGCGCGATCGCCGCGGTGGGCGCGGCCAAGCTGCACCGGCGGATCGAGGACCCGCTGCTGGACGACGCGGTGTCGCTGCTCACCCCGTTCGTGGTGGTGATCGTCGCCGAGGAACTGGGCGCCTCCAGCGTGGTGGCGGTGGTGATCGCCGGCCTCTACCTCGGACACCGGATCCCGTACCTGCTGTCGGCCACCTCCCGGCTGCAGATGGACGCGGTCTGGCGGCTCACCACGTTCCTCCTTGAGGGAGTGGTGTTCCTGCTGGTCGGGTTGCAGCTGCGGGCGGTCGTGGAGAGCATCGAGACGGACATGTCCACCACGGTGCGGGTGACCTCGCTGGTCTTCGGCGCCCTGGTGCTGGTCCGGTTCCTGTGGATGTACCCGGCCACCTACCTGGCCCGGCTGATCCCGCGGATCCGCAACCGGGAGGACCGCCCCCCGGTCACCGTGCCGACCGTGATCGCCTGGGCCGGGATGCGCGGCGTGGTCACCCTGGCCGCCGCGCAGACGCTGCCCGTGCCGGACCCGGCGAAGGACGTGCCGGACTACCCGCGCGAGCTGTTCGTCTTCGTCGCCTTCGCGATCATCGTGCTCACCCTGCTGGTGCAGGGCACCACCCTGCCCACCCTGGCCAGGCGGCTCGGGGTGCGCGAGGACACCAGCGCCCAGGACGCGCTGGCCGAGGCCGGGGTGCAGCACGCGGCCGGCCGGGCCGCGCTGGAGGCGCTCGACGAGCACGCCGACGGCGCGCCGGCCTCGGTGGTGGACCGGCTGCGCGCGCTGGTCGAGAGCCGGTCCAACAACGCGTGGGAACGGCTCGGCAGCCAGCGGCAGGAGACCCCCTCGGCGGCGTACGGCCGGCTGCGGCGCGAGATGATCAGAGCCGAGCGGCACGTCTTCAAGATCGCCCGGAACGAGGGGCGCATCCCGGAGGAGGTGCTGGTCCGCGCCCAGCGCGAGCTCGACCTGGAAGAATCCCAGCTGCGACGGAGTGAACAGTGA
- a CDS encoding ketopantoate reductase family protein yields the protein MRILVVGAGATGGYFGGRLAAAGRDVTFLVRAGRAARLAERGLRIEAPGGRTRLTPRTITTVDGAYDLIVVAVKSYALDEVIAALGAAVGPGTVVVPLLNGMRHVETLTAAFGAGHVWGGLCMIHATLNGDGDVVQMTELHRLAFGPLDGGPDGRLDAVAGALAGAGFDSRPSRHIVAGMWEKWLLLATLGAMTTLMRGPVGAINAAPGGREFGRAVAGEAVAVATAAGHPPRSAARQTLDEAIGTGEPTTSSMYRDLRAGLPVEADAIVGDLVAEGRRHGVATPLLSAAYTGLCVYEAARTAR from the coding sequence ATGAGGATCCTCGTCGTCGGGGCCGGGGCCACCGGAGGGTATTTCGGCGGGCGGCTGGCGGCGGCCGGCCGGGACGTGACGTTCCTGGTCCGCGCGGGGCGGGCGGCCCGGCTCGCCGAGCGCGGGCTGCGGATCGAGGCCCCGGGCGGGCGGACGCGCCTGACGCCGCGGACCATCACCACCGTCGACGGTGCGTACGACCTGATCGTCGTCGCGGTGAAGAGTTACGCCCTGGACGAGGTGATCGCCGCGCTGGGCGCGGCGGTCGGGCCGGGCACGGTGGTCGTGCCGCTGCTGAACGGGATGCGTCATGTGGAAACGCTGACCGCCGCGTTCGGGGCCGGGCACGTCTGGGGCGGGCTCTGCATGATCCACGCCACCCTGAACGGGGACGGCGACGTGGTGCAGATGACCGAGCTGCACCGGCTCGCCTTCGGCCCGCTCGACGGCGGGCCCGACGGCCGGCTGGACGCGGTCGCCGGGGCGCTCGCCGGCGCCGGGTTCGACTCGCGGCCGTCCCGGCACATCGTCGCGGGCATGTGGGAGAAGTGGTTGCTGCTGGCCACCCTCGGGGCGATGACCACCCTGATGCGCGGCCCGGTCGGGGCGATCAACGCCGCCCCCGGCGGGCGCGAGTTCGGGCGGGCGGTCGCCGGCGAGGCGGTCGCGGTGGCCACCGCGGCCGGTCATCCGCCCCGGTCCGCCGCTCGCCAGACGCTGGACGAGGCGATCGGCACCGGCGAGCCGACCACCTCGTCGATGTACCGGGATCTGCGGGCCGGCCTGCCGGTGGAGGCGGACGCGATCGTCGGGGACCTGGTCGCCGAGGGGCGCCGGCACGGGGTGGCGACGCCGCTGCTGTCCGCGGCGTACACCGGGTTGTGCGTCTACGAGGCGGCCCGCACCGCCCGCTGA
- a CDS encoding fibronectin type III domain-containing protein produces the protein MPGIGKASAVVLPMLAGSLLLAACASSATAQAEPSPSGTGWLLMATGSVAPSPTVSFAPRVRAADATLPPTASAPATPTPSGSACESSGFRGGAIDGLTVTPGRTSAVVKWFHPQDANLVQYRIIAVSQDLVSGPQPETPGWITVTPGRCGWMTATVSGLTAGTPYVFSVDGVWTRRGMDGTYARTVARSGVVSTT, from the coding sequence GTGCCCGGGATCGGAAAAGCCTCCGCCGTCGTCCTGCCCATGCTCGCCGGCTCGCTGCTGCTGGCCGCTTGCGCGTCCAGCGCGACCGCGCAGGCCGAGCCGAGCCCGTCCGGCACCGGCTGGCTGCTGATGGCCACCGGCAGCGTCGCGCCGTCGCCGACGGTCAGCTTCGCGCCGCGGGTCCGGGCGGCCGACGCCACGCTGCCGCCGACCGCCTCGGCCCCGGCCACCCCGACGCCCAGCGGCAGTGCCTGCGAGAGCTCCGGGTTCCGCGGCGGCGCGATCGACGGGCTGACCGTCACCCCCGGCCGCACCAGCGCCGTCGTCAAGTGGTTCCACCCGCAGGACGCGAACCTGGTGCAGTACCGGATCATCGCGGTCAGCCAGGACCTGGTGTCCGGCCCGCAGCCGGAGACGCCGGGGTGGATCACGGTCACGCCGGGCCGCTGCGGCTGGATGACCGCCACGGTCAGCGGGCTCACCGCCGGTACGCCGTACGTCTTCTCCGTCGACGGGGTGTGGACCCGCCGCGGGATGGACGGCACCTACGCGCGCACCGTGGCGCGCTCGGGCGTGGTCAGTACCACCTGA
- a CDS encoding glycosyltransferase family 4 protein, whose protein sequence is MSRILMLSWEYPPLLVGGLGRHVHALAGALAAAGHEVTVVTRHAPGALLEEHTEGVRVIRAPDDPPAFEVTGGDLLPWAMAFNHTLTRAALRAARGRRYDVVHAHDWLAAHAAVTLRDHLDVPLVATVHATESGRHQGWLPAAHNRTIDDIERWLCAEAARVIVCSQYMRGEVTRLFGVPAERTEVVRNGVDALRWRARPRAVAAARAEHAGPDGPLISFAGRLVYEKGVQHLLAAAPRLRDRFPGLRVVIAGDGPYRAELAGLAGPGVTFAGFLTGHDLTALMAASDCYVVPSIYEPFGMVALEAAAAGTPVAVSSTGGLAEIVEHGVTGVRFAPGEPDALAEAVGSVLGDLEYARALARQARVRVREEYHWPAIAAHTAAVYRGVLPAPAALPDTGTERLLSGRRGPLLDLGQRAVRAAS, encoded by the coding sequence ATGAGCCGGATCCTGATGCTCTCCTGGGAGTACCCGCCGCTGCTGGTCGGTGGCCTGGGCCGGCACGTGCACGCGCTGGCCGGAGCGCTCGCCGCCGCCGGGCACGAGGTGACCGTGGTGACCCGGCACGCGCCGGGGGCGCTGCTGGAGGAGCACACCGAGGGCGTACGGGTGATCCGCGCCCCGGACGACCCGCCGGCCTTCGAGGTGACCGGTGGCGACCTGCTGCCCTGGGCGATGGCCTTCAACCACACGCTCACCCGGGCCGCCCTGCGCGCCGCCCGGGGCCGGCGCTACGACGTGGTGCACGCGCACGACTGGCTGGCCGCGCACGCCGCGGTGACCCTGCGCGACCACCTGGACGTCCCGCTGGTGGCCACCGTGCACGCCACCGAGTCCGGGCGGCACCAGGGCTGGCTGCCGGCCGCGCACAACCGGACCATCGACGACATCGAGCGCTGGCTGTGCGCCGAGGCGGCTCGGGTGATCGTCTGCTCGCAGTACATGCGCGGCGAGGTGACCCGGCTGTTCGGGGTGCCGGCGGAGCGTACCGAGGTGGTCCGCAACGGGGTGGACGCGCTGCGCTGGCGGGCCCGGCCGCGGGCGGTGGCGGCGGCGCGCGCCGAGCACGCCGGGCCGGACGGGCCGCTGATCAGCTTCGCCGGCCGGCTGGTCTACGAGAAGGGCGTGCAGCACCTGCTCGCGGCGGCGCCGCGGCTGCGGGACCGCTTCCCCGGGCTGCGGGTGGTGATCGCCGGGGACGGGCCGTACCGGGCGGAGCTGGCCGGGCTCGCCGGGCCCGGCGTGACCTTCGCGGGCTTCCTGACCGGCCACGACCTGACCGCGCTGATGGCCGCCTCGGACTGCTACGTGGTGCCGAGCATCTACGAGCCGTTCGGGATGGTGGCCCTGGAGGCGGCCGCGGCCGGAACCCCGGTGGCGGTGTCGTCGACCGGTGGGCTCGCCGAGATCGTCGAGCACGGGGTGACCGGCGTGCGGTTCGCGCCCGGTGAGCCGGACGCGCTGGCCGAGGCGGTGGGCAGCGTGCTCGGCGACCTGGAATACGCCCGGGCGCTGGCCCGGCAGGCCCGGGTGCGGGTGCGCGAGGAGTACCACTGGCCGGCGATCGCCGCGCACACCGCCGCGGTGTACCGCGGCGTCCTCCCGGCTCCCGCCGCCCTGCCGGACACCGGAACCGAGCGGCTGCTCAGCGGCCGGCGCGGGCCACTGCTCGATCTCGGTCAGCGGGCGGTGCGGGCCGCCTCGTAG
- a CDS encoding EcsC family protein has product MSQHPVPVPPSTDDPSTPPGTLWSRMKADPQYAPEHLALEAVRRLGPEAAAWAAQIRAERPGITPDELAALAVKHFTTLARLSGAVSGAAGLPGAILDVGVLAWTQARMVLHIAAAYDADPAAPDRATDLLVLQRVHRLAETARTALGVAAGRERASRIFTGAGGGPLGGALLKLSLRLAQMAGVRAARKMVAKVVPGAGVVLGTWVNSAATRDLARRAGEHYRKP; this is encoded by the coding sequence TTGAGCCAACACCCGGTACCGGTTCCCCCGTCCACCGACGACCCCTCCACCCCGCCCGGCACACTGTGGTCGCGCATGAAGGCCGACCCGCAGTATGCCCCGGAGCACCTCGCCCTGGAGGCCGTCCGCCGCCTCGGCCCGGAAGCGGCCGCCTGGGCCGCGCAGATCCGTGCCGAGCGCCCCGGGATCACCCCGGACGAGCTGGCCGCCCTGGCCGTCAAGCACTTCACCACCCTGGCGCGCCTCTCCGGCGCGGTCTCCGGCGCCGCCGGCCTGCCCGGCGCGATCCTCGACGTCGGCGTGCTGGCCTGGACCCAGGCCCGGATGGTGCTGCACATCGCCGCGGCGTACGACGCCGACCCGGCCGCCCCGGACCGCGCCACCGACCTGCTGGTGCTGCAGCGGGTGCACCGGCTGGCGGAGACCGCGCGGACCGCGCTGGGCGTGGCCGCCGGCCGGGAACGCGCCAGCCGCATCTTCACCGGCGCCGGCGGCGGCCCGCTCGGCGGCGCGCTGCTCAAGCTGAGCCTGAGGCTGGCCCAGATGGCCGGGGTGCGCGCGGCCCGCAAGATGGTCGCCAAGGTGGTCCCGGGCGCCGGGGTGGTGCTGGGCACCTGGGTCAACTCGGCCGCCACCAGGGACCTGGCCCGGCGCGCCGGCGAGCATTACCGGAAGCCCTAA